Below is a window of Rhodamnia argentea isolate NSW1041297 chromosome 11, ASM2092103v1, whole genome shotgun sequence DNA.
GTATGTTGTTTTGTCAAAGTACCTTGTGACAGATTTTTGGGCCCTCTGGAATTGGCATTGAGAAGAGTATCGTTTGGCGAAACTTCTTTAAGGATGTACATAGTGAACTCATCCAGCATAAAAGAGCCTGGATGCTAAAGCGCGGGATTGTCAAGGGCAGCCTCTATGTGGATTCGGCAGAAAAGCGCCTCAACGGGTCGTGCCCTCTTATGCCGGAAGAGGTAAGCCTAATCGGGTAATAATGCTTTATGAAGCGTGATTACTTTGCACATATTCGTAGCAGTTTGCGTATTGGGATGTAGAGAGATGGAGTTCAATTTCTATGGTGTCTTGTTTTGCGTATATATGGGGTGAGCCTATATTTCAGAAGATGGGGCTTGTCAAATTCTGGTTGAACTTTTTTTGCGAACTCGTCTCAACTCCATCCATCGATTAGTCAAATTTGTATTGTGTTAACAGATTGGAATCCTTCTCCGTGCGTATGGATACCCGTGGGATACCATAATATATGTTTCCGGGGGTGAAGTCTTTGGTGGTCAAAGGACATTAATACCTCTACACTCCATGTTTGAAAATGTCGTTGATAGGACTTCGCTTAGCACGAGTTGGGAGCTGAACAGAATTTACGGGCGTGAGTCCAGCCTGGCTTCTGATTATCCCAAGAAGCTTACTCCTGTTGATGTAGAATTGAAACGCGAGGCATGGAAATTGGCGGGGCCACGCCCTCGTCCACTTCCACCACCTCCGGCACGGCCCAAATACCCTTATAATATCGAAGGTTGGTGGGGCTGGGTGGCTGAAAGTGATAATGAGCCTGACAGTACAGTAATGGAGCTGAGGATGAATGCCCATAAATTACTTTGGGAAGCAATCGACTATGTGGTTTGTGTTGAAGCTGATGTGTTCATTCCTGGATTCGATCGTGATGGTAAGGGGCATCCAAATTTCGCTACCTTAGTGATGGGCCGTAGATTGTACCAGTCAGCAGCCTCCAGAACTTACAGACCTAACAGGTAACTATCTGGTCGAGTTATTGTAGACAGCTTAAAACCGTAAACAGCGCAGTGAATCTCTCTCGTTACGCAATAGCTTTGGATTTGAAAAAGAACGGGGTGCTATTGTGTGTTCGTAGTTCTTCTTCTGCTTTATTTCTCCATATGCAAATGTCTTTTCAGGCACCTACTTAGGCCTTTGGATTCTCGAACTTTATCAGTTCATGATAAATCGAACCTTTAAAAGTACGCAACCTTTTAGTTTGTTGTGACTTGCTCTCTGTTCAATCGGCCTGGGACTAATCTTGCATCCGCACCCTTGGGCAtgacatgcatgttccagatgCTCGCTAAGTTGGGCTTTCGATTACAATAAAAGAGTTTTCACATTGTATCAGAAAGATTCTGCACTCAATTCGCTCGACTCTTCTCTCATGAATGTATGGTTTTTTCCGCACTAAATAATCGGAACTTGTTTCTATGTGAATGCAGGAAACGAGTCGTGAAGTTCTTGGAAGAAACACGTGACCACCTATATCAGGCAAATCACACATGGCTGACGTCGATCCGCAGGCACCTGAGAAACAGCCTACTCGACGGGCTAACTGAAGCGTCTGCAAAATCGAagcctctctctttcctctctcatCCCGTCCCCGAATGTTCTTGCTCGAGCCACGATCCAAAAGCTGAATCCACATCCCGCCCTTCCGGTCTGTCTCACTCCCTTCACGCAGCTCTCGGCTCCATCCACCGTTGCCCAGCTTGGATGGAAACCGGCGCGACGTCCCTTCTGATAGAGAAGGAAAACGACGAAGACCTCGACGAGGGCGACACCTCATCGTCCGGGCTGTTTCTCAGGGGCAGCGGGGGCGGAGGAGCGGCTCATGAGAACGGAGGCGGTGAGGTGAGTAGAGAGGAGGCCCAGTTGGAGGACCAGGAAGAACTAGAAGGTGGGGAGAGAAGATAACAGGTGTTCAGATTTTGTGTACATGAGTATGTTTAGGTGGGGATAGTCTAGACTTTTAGAGTGCTTGTGATTTCCTAAAttttgttttccttgtcaaaTCTTTTGTTCTTAGGATCATCTGAAAATTTGTATCGGTTCGTGTAAGAAAGAGGGGGAAACTCATTTCTGGGGTCCAAAAGTAGGTTAGCAACACAAAACCCCAGCAACAATTTTCTCGTAGGGCTTCGGGAGTTATGTACAAATTTCATGCTGGAGGGTATCTTTTCAAATGTGTTCATGATTTTACTCATAAGTTTCCTGgtcaaaatgattaaaaaaaaaaaagattgatactctgaaaaatgtcaaattgatgcatccGGCGAATTTgtctaaaattaattttctgacCACTACAAACTTTAAATCGATGCATTTGTCATAAATTTATCTTccattagtttttattaaattggattaatatcacaaaagatcttaaaccggtacacatatgataaataaAGAGTAAAAATCTTAAAGCGGTATTCTCGTCGGTTGTCACGTGTTATTTAATTtaacaatttgacggtaaaatttaaccgaaattaatagagggtaaatttgtcacatgtgtatcaagatgaagttttaaataaatttatcatatacgtactaatttaaaatttttcgtagtGCTAACGAAAAATCGAATTTTCTAACAAAAATCGAGTCAAACTTTCGATTAGCAGACACGTCATTATCATTAGGATTGAGACGTTAAACCGTActtaatagaaaaaaatgattactgTTGTGACACGTGCCGCGTGTCGAAGTCAAAGATAAGCAAGAGAAGACATTTTCGTGCCCGCTTCAGCAAGCAGAGCAACTGCTGAGGAAACCGAGGGAAGACTTCAAAAGGCTTCGGTCTTCAAAACTGTAGCGAGTCAAATTACACGCGAAAGTTCGTTAGAAATTGTTCGAGCACTCGGGATCTCTTTCATTTGCTTGGACGCCAAGCAAATCTCTGCCCTATAGAACGGGGCAGATGTTAGGAATCAGATCATGTTTCGCCTGTGAAGTCTTTGCGCAAGAAAAGCATCTGCGAATTTCACAGTGAGAGGAAAGATAAAGGGGAGAGAACAAGAGAGAGTTTGGGAGCGAAAAGATGAGGGAGAGCGGTAACAGCAGCATAAACTGGTTCAAGACCTTCTTTTCTTGCTTCTTCGTACCCGCTAAGGCCACGTCTTCGGGGCCGGCGAAACCCGACAAGGTGGAGGCGGCGATGGTCGAGTCGTGCAACCATTTCTCGTCGGCGCACAAAGTTCGGTTCGGCTGATGTTCAGGCctcctgaagaagaagaagaaggagaagaccgtTCATGGGTGCGACTAAAGTATGCGGCTTTCGCGGGAGAGAATTTGTTTACGCAGAGTCAGGGGTTTGTGGGGCCAAACGGTCCCTGCGAAATCTCCGATCATGGTTCGATTCTGGTGGATCCATCCTCCGTTGTGCTCGAGCGTTCGTTCTTTATTTGGATGTTCAGTTCGTTTGGCTCTGTATCACTTCTACATCGTTTAGTGTCAAGTGTGTGTAAGAATCTCAGCAAATAACAAGTAGCCTTCACTGTAGCGTGCTTCGCTTTGTGTCAGTTCGCACACCTTCTGTAACATTAAAAGACAACCTAGAACCAAGGACATCTGCATGTGGGCCGATAGTCAATGTATCGTATATTAAACTGATAAGAATAGATACTACACATGATCTTAGCCAAAAGGCCGAGAAAGGTATGAGTTTCAAGCGGGAGTTCGCCCCCGTTTTGTCTCGTCTGATTGATTCCTCATACCTTCCGAGGTGCCATGTGGGACTCAAAAGTCTCGGCTTTGCTAGTTTCAGTTCTGTTGTGTCATACATTTGAAACCTGATGAGCTAGGGACCAGGGAAAAATTTTATATGATTGAATGGCTAGTGAGAATTGATTCATGTTGATAATTTATCAAGCTTAAGGGAAAAAAGTCCGGGAAAAACTTTCATCATCTTGTGGATCAAGACAGGACCACCACCTTGCTCAGAATCCACAGCACGAGCGAGAACTCGAACGCGAAGATCGTGTGCAGCAGCCCCCGGTCCAGCGGGAACCCGTAGAGCGTTATCCCGCCGTTATTCCGCTCCAAGTAGGCCACTGCACATACAGTACACCGAGTGATAGATGGCATCGGAGTGACGTTTGAGTTCAATGATGGATGATTTCATGCGTAGATAGACGTGTGTGGATATGGACTGACCTAATGCTTGTCGGATTTGGAATGAGCCAGAATCCGAGGAGGTGGAGACAGGGATAACGAGATCTGAGTCGGTGTCGCTGTGTGAACTGTCGTGTTCCGCAGTTTCGGGTTTCGGGCGGTTCAAACCAGAAGCAGAAGTCACGAGCATGTGCCATCTAGTGGCCACAGAGGCGATCCCTTGAGCTCTGTGGGTGATTCTTGCAGCACCCACCAGGCACAAGAACAGACCACTCAGCTCAACAACGGTACACACCTGCAACAAGTTCATCAGGAAAATCAAACGAAGATGACAAAGCATATTCCGGGGAACGTAATTGAATTCGCTAGGTTCACTCACCACGAGGTCTCCGGAATTGAAGAAATTCTTCTCGGTTTTCGATGCCAGGACGATCAGCAGCGCTGCAAACTGGCTCACTGTCATCGTCACGAGGCAACTGATGATAAAGAACCGATACCGGTGGCTCGTTGTGGACAGCTGCTTCCTGATCCTGACGTGCTCGTCGAATATGGCGCTCGGGTTGGACCCACAGCCCTCGAGCATCCCGTGGAGGCCGCCGAGCCTCAGGATCTGGAGCTCGCAGGTCAGCCGGAAGAGGACGCAGACGAGGAGGAAGATGCCAGTTCGGTAGATCCAGGAGGCCAGGACGAGGACGAAGAGGATGGCGTTCGATGGGAAGGGAAAGGGGAGGGAGAAGGACACGGAGACGGTTGAGAAGAATACGACCTTGTGGGCGAGTTCGACGAGGAAGGAAGGGAGGAGGATGTAGGACAGGTAGCGGAACGACTTGTCGCGCTCGCGGGCGTAGTTACGACGCACAAGGGCAGAGTCATGCTCAAGCGCATCGAGGAAGAGGAGCTGCCGCAGCCCGTACTTGTTGAAGAACCTGCGTTTCGCGGTGCGAGGAAGATGCCGAGAGCGGGAAAGTCAGTCGGGCAGAGTCTTTCCTCTACTGCAGTTTAATGTGATTGATGCTGCTTCTCAAAGCATAATAAAAGAACGTACGTTCGGGATTTTCTTCTCAGTTAGCTCAACTTTAGAATTTACATGAACTGCATGTACCAACTACAGGATCGAGTTAAATACGATGCTACCTGCATAGTGTGAAGAAGCCAATTGCAGCTAAGCCCGACTCCGGGAACTGGACGAGCAGGTTGAAAGATATCGGGTTTTCAACCGGAGCTGTCGGTGGTACTTTCACGGCGAGGGAGCTCACTATTGGAATGACGACGGTGAAGAGTATGAACGTGAAAATGGAGATGAACTTGCCAAAACAGGAGGACTGATCGAGCGCGCACCACTTGAGGCTGATCCGCAAGTGGCGGAGATCATCAGAGATGGGCACTCTCGACCTGGCATAGGATGGTCGGAGAAGCAACGGGACAGATGCAAGTGGGCTCGGCTCATGGAACCGTGTAGGGGAGGATTCATGGTCGTGGTTAGGAGCCTCTACATCGATGAGGGCAGCATCGTCGATGGTTGAGGGATGCATTTGTGGTTAGAAGTTGCtggatggaggaagaagattgGGGGTGCGTCCCGGGTTATAACTGAGAAGATTGAATAAAGGAGCGAAGCAATCCGTGACATTGGAAGCTTTTCTTGGTGAGAAGAGAGCAACATctcacaaaaaggaaagaagaaaacattGTGCTTTGCTTGAGGCTTTGAAGAAGCTGCAGGATTCGTTTCAAGGGAAGAAGCAATGCATCTCATCTCTAAAAAAGTTGGTGAAAATCAGGTCCTCACACACAGGACTCCCAGGTGTTTGGACTTTGGACTCAAAAAAGTTCAGAGAGTAGAGAAGTTCAGCCGAGTTCGTAAAAGAACCGTCCAAAAAGctgacaaaaattaaattaagaacTTGGAAGGCAAACAAAATATAAGAGTCTGGTAAAGAAATGGTATAGAAATGATATTTGGAAATCGGCAGGATCTTCAAAAGACATTCCAAAGCAAATTGCACTACAGCAGCACGGGAAGAGGAAAGAAATGGTGATTAAGCGGGCTTGAAACCTGAAGAAGAATTAGGAAATGCCACCGGATGTCGCTATGTGAATTCTCGTTATATGCCCACGGAAGCCTGAATCAGGCTTAGGAGATTCGAACAAATCAACACATGTAAT
It encodes the following:
- the LOC115753397 gene encoding O-fucosyltransferase 27 isoform X2, whose translation is MKGEGKTVMMKSKLKWVGLVGLVLSALSLFVHFLLARFTEDGFSDYQASITIFSWRPIFENVDIPTTQSPLYRRLWGQIRQLESLHPRANPRGDYAEPSLQTNGFIFVRIQGGFHEIRNSICDVVAVSRLLNATLVVPEIQSTTSSKGISSEFKSFSYLYNEEQFMTALAKDVRVVKTLPKDLKGARRKKKIPLFRVPHQASPYFFLHHVLPVLNKHSVVELVVSDGGCLQAILAPQFEELQRLRCRVSFDALRFRQEVQELATNILHRLRSPGRPFIAYDPGLTRDALAYHGCAELFQDVHSELIQHKRAWMLKRGIVKGSLYVDSAEKRLNGSCPLMPEEIGILLRAYGYPWDTIIYVSGGEVFGGQRTLIPLHSMFENVVDRTSLSTSWELNRIYGRESSLASDYPKKLTPVDVELKREAWKLAGPRPRPLPPPPARPKYPYNIEGWWGWVAESDNEPDSTVMELRMNAHKLLWEAIDYVVCVEADVFIPGFDRDGKGHPNFATLVMGRRLYQSAASRTYRPNRKRVVKFLEETRDHLYQANHTWLTSIRRHLRNSLLDGLTEASAKSKPLSFLSHPVPECSCSSHDPKAESTSRPSGLSHSLHAALGSIHRCPAWMETGATSLLIEKENDEDLDEGDTSSSGLFLRGSGGGGAAHENGGGEVSREEAQLEDQEELEGGERR
- the LOC115753397 gene encoding O-fucosyltransferase 27 isoform X1, yielding MKGEGKTVMMKSKLKWVGLVGLVLSALSLFVHFLLARFTEDGFSDYQASITIFSWRPIFENVDIPTTQSPLYRRLWGQIRQLESLHPRANPRGDYAAEPSLQTNGFIFVRIQGGFHEIRNSICDVVAVSRLLNATLVVPEIQSTTSSKGISSEFKSFSYLYNEEQFMTALAKDVRVVKTLPKDLKGARRKKKIPLFRVPHQASPYFFLHHVLPVLNKHSVVELVVSDGGCLQAILAPQFEELQRLRCRVSFDALRFRQEVQELATNILHRLRSPGRPFIAYDPGLTRDALAYHGCAELFQDVHSELIQHKRAWMLKRGIVKGSLYVDSAEKRLNGSCPLMPEEIGILLRAYGYPWDTIIYVSGGEVFGGQRTLIPLHSMFENVVDRTSLSTSWELNRIYGRESSLASDYPKKLTPVDVELKREAWKLAGPRPRPLPPPPARPKYPYNIEGWWGWVAESDNEPDSTVMELRMNAHKLLWEAIDYVVCVEADVFIPGFDRDGKGHPNFATLVMGRRLYQSAASRTYRPNRKRVVKFLEETRDHLYQANHTWLTSIRRHLRNSLLDGLTEASAKSKPLSFLSHPVPECSCSSHDPKAESTSRPSGLSHSLHAALGSIHRCPAWMETGATSLLIEKENDEDLDEGDTSSSGLFLRGSGGGGAAHENGGGEVSREEAQLEDQEELEGGERR
- the LOC115753397 gene encoding O-fucosyltransferase 27 isoform X3 encodes the protein MKGEGKTVMMKSKLKWVGLVGLVLSALSLFVHFLLARFTEDGFSDYQASITIFSWRPIFENVDIPTTSPLYRRLWGQIRQLESLHPRANPRGDYAAEPSLQTNGFIFVRIQGGFHEIRNSICDVVAVSRLLNATLVVPEIQSTTSSKGISSEFKSFSYLYNEEQFMTALAKDVRVVKTLPKDLKGARRKKKIPLFRVPHQASPYFFLHHVLPVLNKHSVVELVVSDGGCLQAILAPQFEELQRLRCRVSFDALRFRQEVQELATNILHRLRSPGRPFIAYDPGLTRDALAYHGCAELFQDVHSELIQHKRAWMLKRGIVKGSLYVDSAEKRLNGSCPLMPEEIGILLRAYGYPWDTIIYVSGGEVFGGQRTLIPLHSMFENVVDRTSLSTSWELNRIYGRESSLASDYPKKLTPVDVELKREAWKLAGPRPRPLPPPPARPKYPYNIEGWWGWVAESDNEPDSTVMELRMNAHKLLWEAIDYVVCVEADVFIPGFDRDGKGHPNFATLVMGRRLYQSAASRTYRPNRKRVVKFLEETRDHLYQANHTWLTSIRRHLRNSLLDGLTEASAKSKPLSFLSHPVPECSCSSHDPKAESTSRPSGLSHSLHAALGSIHRCPAWMETGATSLLIEKENDEDLDEGDTSSSGLFLRGSGGGGAAHENGGGEVSREEAQLEDQEELEGGERR
- the LOC115753397 gene encoding O-fucosyltransferase 27 isoform X4; this encodes MKGEGKTVMMKSKLKWVGLVGLVLSALSLFVHFLLARFTEDGFSDYQASITIFSWRPIFENVDIPTTSPLYRRLWGQIRQLESLHPRANPRGDYAEPSLQTNGFIFVRIQGGFHEIRNSICDVVAVSRLLNATLVVPEIQSTTSSKGISSEFKSFSYLYNEEQFMTALAKDVRVVKTLPKDLKGARRKKKIPLFRVPHQASPYFFLHHVLPVLNKHSVVELVVSDGGCLQAILAPQFEELQRLRCRVSFDALRFRQEVQELATNILHRLRSPGRPFIAYDPGLTRDALAYHGCAELFQDVHSELIQHKRAWMLKRGIVKGSLYVDSAEKRLNGSCPLMPEEIGILLRAYGYPWDTIIYVSGGEVFGGQRTLIPLHSMFENVVDRTSLSTSWELNRIYGRESSLASDYPKKLTPVDVELKREAWKLAGPRPRPLPPPPARPKYPYNIEGWWGWVAESDNEPDSTVMELRMNAHKLLWEAIDYVVCVEADVFIPGFDRDGKGHPNFATLVMGRRLYQSAASRTYRPNRKRVVKFLEETRDHLYQANHTWLTSIRRHLRNSLLDGLTEASAKSKPLSFLSHPVPECSCSSHDPKAESTSRPSGLSHSLHAALGSIHRCPAWMETGATSLLIEKENDEDLDEGDTSSSGLFLRGSGGGGAAHENGGGEVSREEAQLEDQEELEGGERR
- the LOC115753399 gene encoding uncharacterized protein LOC115753399 isoform X1 → MHPSTIDDAALIDVEAPNHDHESSPTRFHEPSPLASVPLLLRPSYARSRVPISDDLRHLRISLKWCALDQSSCFGKFISIFTFILFTVVIPIVSSLAVKVPPTAPVENPISFNLLVQFPESGLAAIGFFTLCRFFNKYGLRQLLFLDALEHDSALVRRNYARERDKSFRYLSYILLPSFLVELAHKVVFFSTVSVSFSLPFPFPSNAILFVLVLASWIYRTGIFLLVCVLFRLTCELQILRLGGLHGMLEGCGSNPSAIFDEHVRIRKQLSTTSHRYRFFIISCLVTMTVSQFAALLIVLASKTEKNFFNSGDLVVCTVVELSGLFLCLVGAARITHRAQGIASVATRWHMLVTSASGLNRPKPETAEHDSSHSDTDSDLVIPVSTSSDSGSFQIRQALVAYLERNNGGITLYGFPLDRGLLHTIFAFEFSLVLWILSKVVVLS